In Urechidicola croceus, a single window of DNA contains:
- a CDS encoding MATE family efflux transporter translates to MNIKNYTSEFRTNIKLAWPVILGMLGHTFVGLIDNIMVGQLGTAQLAAVSLGNSFIFIAMSIGIGFSTAITPLVAEADAENDAVKAKSSLKHGVFLCTVLGITVFLLTILAKPLMYLMDQPSEVVELAIPYLDLVAFSLVPLIIFQGYKQFADGLSMTRYPMYATLIANIVNVVLNYILIFGKFGFPQMGIIGAALGTLVSRFVMWFYLWWLLRGNEKSKELVTKIKLFVLDGKMIKKILSLGFPSALQMFFEVAIFTSAIWLSGVLGKNPQAANQIALNLASMTFMVAMGMSVAAMVRVGNQKGLQSFKELRRIAFSIFLLTIFFEIVFATFFLLFHEYLPQIYVDMNDVDNYIDNREVISIASKLLIAAAIFQISDGIQVVVLGALRGMQDVLIPTVITFISYWMIGFPVSYFLGKSNAYGSFGIWLGLLAGLTAAAILLFLRFNYMTNKLIKSNYGTT, encoded by the coding sequence TTGAATATAAAAAATTATACATCAGAGTTTCGTACAAATATTAAACTAGCTTGGCCAGTTATATTAGGTATGTTGGGACACACTTTTGTTGGTTTAATTGACAACATAATGGTTGGTCAATTGGGCACAGCACAACTTGCCGCTGTTTCTTTAGGTAATAGTTTTATTTTTATTGCAATGTCAATAGGTATTGGGTTTTCAACAGCAATTACACCACTTGTCGCTGAAGCAGATGCTGAGAATGATGCAGTAAAAGCCAAGTCTTCTTTAAAGCATGGAGTCTTTTTATGCACAGTTTTAGGAATTACCGTTTTTTTGCTAACTATATTGGCAAAACCACTTATGTATTTAATGGATCAGCCAAGTGAAGTGGTTGAGTTAGCAATTCCCTACTTAGATTTAGTAGCGTTTTCATTGGTACCGTTAATAATTTTTCAAGGTTATAAGCAGTTCGCTGATGGACTCTCTATGACTCGATATCCGATGTACGCAACATTGATTGCCAATATTGTAAATGTGGTATTGAATTATATTTTAATTTTTGGAAAATTTGGGTTTCCACAAATGGGAATTATTGGTGCAGCTTTAGGAACGTTGGTTTCAAGATTTGTTATGTGGTTTTATTTATGGTGGCTATTGAGAGGAAATGAAAAGTCTAAAGAGTTAGTAACTAAAATCAAACTATTTGTTTTAGATGGTAAAATGATAAAAAAGATATTAAGTTTAGGTTTTCCAAGTGCCTTACAAATGTTTTTTGAAGTAGCCATTTTTACTTCAGCAATTTGGTTGAGCGGTGTTTTGGGTAAAAACCCTCAAGCAGCTAATCAAATAGCATTAAACTTAGCGTCGATGACATTTATGGTTGCAATGGGAATGAGTGTTGCAGCGATGGTTAGAGTTGGAAATCAAAAAGGACTTCAAAGTTTTAAAGAATTAAGAAGAATAGCATTTTCTATATTTTTATTGACTATATTTTTTGAAATAGTGTTTGCAACATTTTTCCTGCTTTTTCATGAATATTTACCTCAAATTTATGTAGATATGAATGATGTTGACAATTATATAGATAATAGAGAAGTAATAAGTATTGCATCAAAATTATTGATTGCCGCTGCTATTTTCCAAATTTCAGATGGAATTCAAGTTGTTGTTCTTGGTGCACTAAGAGGTATGCAAGATGTGTTGATTCCAACTGTAATTACTTTTATTTCATATTGGATGATTGGTTTTCCGGTAAGTTATTTTTTAGGAAAATCGAATGCTTATGGAAGTTTTGGAATATGGCTCGGACTTTTAGCTGGTTTAACGGCTGCTGCAATTTTATTATTTTTGCGCTTTAATTATATGACAAATAAATTAATCAAATCAAATTATGGAACTACCTAA
- a CDS encoding OmpA family protein, whose translation MKNFLLAFLLFLLWAFFALWFHNTVSHKNCDSCKIGFLFNCDSISKTGEEVEKAKKNVTTENVKTAFSITDIDGNSIFNFPNKFIINSKDGTVNIPDAITGFKDSIYYYLNKNQTKELLLRAKYLSTEVMGSNNWGMSRTEFLKNILIKYGINGDKIITEAIESDYKYDVNGTNSDAITILFRDISEERVANIEAGITNKTLYSNFGEAEFKPDRTLQGYTIELKNYLQKYTGKTVTITGHTDNIGDATGNQKLGLQRANQVKTYLASQGIASEILSATSKGETAPVATNDTDEGRSLNRRIEIIVN comes from the coding sequence ATGAAAAATTTTTTATTGGCTTTTTTACTTTTTCTATTATGGGCATTTTTTGCTCTATGGTTTCACAACACAGTAAGTCATAAAAATTGCGACTCCTGTAAAATTGGATTTTTATTCAATTGTGATTCAATATCCAAAACGGGAGAAGAAGTTGAAAAAGCAAAGAAAAATGTTACAACTGAAAATGTCAAAACTGCATTTTCCATAACCGACATTGATGGAAATTCTATTTTTAACTTTCCAAATAAATTTATTATCAATTCAAAAGATGGTACAGTTAATATTCCAGATGCAATTACTGGATTTAAAGACTCAATCTACTACTATTTAAATAAAAATCAAACTAAAGAACTTTTATTACGAGCCAAATACCTTTCGACTGAAGTAATGGGCTCAAATAATTGGGGAATGTCAAGGACTGAATTCTTAAAAAACATTTTAATTAAATATGGTATTAATGGTGATAAAATTATTACTGAAGCTATTGAATCAGATTATAAGTATGACGTGAATGGTACCAATTCAGATGCTATTACAATACTTTTTAGAGATATTTCTGAAGAAAGAGTAGCCAATATTGAAGCAGGAATAACCAATAAGACCTTATATTCTAATTTTGGTGAAGCAGAATTCAAGCCAGATAGGACACTTCAAGGTTACACTATCGAACTTAAAAATTACCTTCAAAAATATACAGGAAAAACAGTAACAATTACTGGTCATACTGATAATATTGGTGATGCAACAGGTAATCAAAAATTAGGTTTACAGCGAGCTAATCAAGTAAAAACATATTTAGCCTCTCAAGGTATTGCTTCTGAAATTTTAAGTGCAACTTCAAAAGGTGAAACTGCACCAGTTGCTACAAACGATACAGATGAAGGTCGCTCATTAAATAGAAGAATTGAAATAATAGTAAATTAA